The following coding sequences lie in one Apium graveolens cultivar Ventura chromosome 3, ASM990537v1, whole genome shotgun sequence genomic window:
- the LOC141711642 gene encoding protein yippee-like At5g53940 yields the protein MGRIFVVELEGRTYRCKFCKTHLALVDDIVSKAFHSRRGKAYLFTNAVNLTVGPPEERMMLSGMHTVADIFCCCCGQIVGWKYEAAHERSQKYKEGKFVLERVRIIDGLDSEFYVDTNPSISDAEDA from the exons ATGGGTCGAATATTTGTGGTGGAGCTGGAGGGAAGGACTTACAGGTGCAAGTTCTGTAAAACCCATTTAGCCCTTGTTGATGACATTGTTTCTAAG GCTTTTCACAGCCGCAGGGGAAAGGCCTACCTCTTTACTAATGC GGTAAACCTCACTGTTGGACCTCCAGAAGAGAGAATGATGCTTTCTGGGATGCACACTGTGGCAGATATATTTTGCTGCTGTTGTGGACAGATTGTCGGCTGGAAATAT GAGGCTGCGCATGAGAGAAGTCAGAAGTATAAAGAAGggaaatttgttcttgaaag AGTGAGGATAATTGACGGACTTGACTCAGAATTCTATGTTGATACCAACCCCAGCATTAGTGATGCAGAAGATGCTTGA